A part of Candidatus Bathyarchaeota archaeon genomic DNA contains:
- a CDS encoding TldD/PmbA family protein: protein MKELLTRITELATSKLNAEYAEARAQHLTKTMLTLKEERVEAARQGIENGVAIRVLVNGAWGFASVGSLDQKILEIAASDACRMAKLASTRLKAPIKLAAAKPVQDHVEAKPKKNPAEYSVEDKIKMALAVNKTSLGFDGRIKSCGLDYLDLMGSSFFVNSEGASVEQDKLYVWARITASAQSQGVFTYSREEIGSTAGYEVFDEQPPEALGEKVAKRAIEQLNAKPPKGGRYPVVLGPNVVGVFVHEAFGHLAEADLALSGGLLASNMGKKIGSDQVTFYDDGTVPGSFGAFRYDDEGVPTQKTLLIQDGVVAGLMHNRETAYKFGAQPTGNARAEDFRVEPIIRMRCTYMAPRDRSLEELLEGVKEGYFLKSFRGGQASLDGTFQVGIQEGYEILNGEVQAPVRNASISGNTLETLHKVDAVGKDFVLDPGRCGKGQTAFICDGGPHIRVSEVVVGGSA, encoded by the coding sequence TTGAAAGAGCTACTGACAAGAATAACGGAGCTTGCCACCTCCAAGCTGAATGCAGAATACGCTGAAGCACGAGCCCAGCATCTAACCAAAACAATGCTTACCCTAAAAGAGGAGCGGGTGGAAGCCGCCAGGCAAGGCATCGAAAACGGCGTCGCCATCCGCGTGCTCGTCAACGGCGCATGGGGCTTTGCCTCAGTGGGCTCCTTGGACCAAAAAATTTTAGAGATCGCTGCTTCGGATGCCTGCCGCATGGCAAAGCTGGCAAGCACCCGCCTTAAAGCCCCCATTAAGCTGGCAGCCGCCAAGCCAGTGCAGGATCATGTGGAGGCTAAACCCAAAAAGAACCCCGCTGAGTATTCTGTAGAGGACAAAATCAAGATGGCGCTTGCCGTAAACAAAACCAGTCTGGGCTTTGACGGGCGCATCAAAAGCTGCGGACTCGATTACCTTGACCTTATGGGCAGCAGCTTTTTTGTTAACAGCGAAGGCGCAAGCGTAGAGCAGGATAAACTCTACGTTTGGGCACGCATAACCGCCTCCGCGCAGAGCCAGGGCGTCTTCACCTATAGCCGCGAGGAAATCGGCTCCACCGCAGGCTACGAAGTCTTCGACGAGCAACCCCCCGAGGCGTTGGGCGAGAAAGTGGCTAAACGCGCCATAGAGCAGCTGAATGCTAAACCACCTAAAGGCGGCAGATACCCCGTGGTGCTTGGCCCCAACGTGGTAGGGGTGTTTGTGCATGAAGCCTTCGGGCACCTAGCCGAGGCGGATCTGGCGCTCTCCGGGGGTTTGCTGGCGAGTAATATGGGCAAAAAAATCGGTTCTGACCAAGTTACGTTCTACGACGACGGCACGGTCCCCGGCAGCTTCGGCGCTTTCCGATACGACGACGAAGGTGTCCCGACCCAGAAAACCCTGCTTATCCAAGATGGCGTGGTAGCGGGGCTGATGCATAACCGCGAAACAGCCTACAAATTCGGCGCTCAACCCACGGGCAACGCTCGGGCAGAGGACTTCCGGGTTGAACCGATTATACGTATGCGCTGCACCTACATGGCGCCTAGAGACCGGAGCCTTGAGGAGCTTTTGGAGGGCGTCAAGGAGGGCTACTTCCTGAAGAGTTTCCGGGGCGGCCAAGCTAGCTTAGACGGCACCTTCCAGGTGGGCATACAGGAGGGCTACGAAATTCTAAACGGCGAAGTCCAAGCGCCCGTGCGGAACGCGTCCATCAGTGGCAACACGTTGGAGACGCTGCATAAGGTGGATGCGGTGGGGAAAGATTTCGTTTTGGATCCGGGCAGATGCGGGAAGGGTCAGACAGCGTTTATCTGTGACGGTGGACCGCATATCAGAGTCAGCGAGGTGGTTGTCGGTGGCAGCGCTTGA
- a CDS encoding TldD/PmbA family protein — MAALEKQVMIDLAQQAVAAAQRLGAAEAEAYVYDGQATNIGIELGQISKTNRIIDRGVGIRVIHSKATGFAYTNILGDAAAIENVAERALNAARASRPDADWHGLPQKRPYSTVEGTFDPRILELSPQDLVQVTAAMLDAAGAVDKRVFPVEGGVGSGYVSSAIANSSGISVFDRGTIVECSVAALAKDGSSVTPVCFEFDASRIYSLNPEWVGKEAAKLAVSALKPKPVDTQSARVILTQFALQDLLAYTLMGAVKADSVQRSQSPFKGKIGEQVASENLTVTDDGLYPMGLRTSVFDGEGVPHQKTPIIEKGILRSFLYDNYTARKDGKESTGNASRAGYLSTPGIETSNFHIPPQSHSAEQMLSEVGDGFIVYYLQGAHSSNPVSGEFSVVASPVFKVKGGEVTHPCRGVMLAGNVFDLLKNISVVGGNQRQMGALIAPWVVVENMRVIGK, encoded by the coding sequence GTGGCAGCGCTTGAGAAACAGGTAATGATTGATTTGGCTCAGCAGGCGGTTGCGGCGGCGCAGCGGCTGGGCGCAGCGGAGGCAGAAGCCTACGTGTATGATGGGCAAGCCACCAACATCGGCATCGAGCTGGGGCAAATAAGCAAAACCAACCGCATCATCGACCGCGGAGTAGGCATACGCGTCATACACAGCAAAGCCACAGGGTTCGCCTACACCAATATCCTGGGCGATGCAGCAGCCATCGAAAACGTGGCGGAGCGGGCGTTAAATGCGGCGCGTGCCAGCCGACCCGACGCTGACTGGCATGGGCTCCCCCAAAAAAGGCCCTACTCCACTGTAGAGGGCACCTTTGACCCAAGAATCCTTGAGCTTAGCCCCCAGGACCTCGTTCAAGTCACCGCAGCTATGCTTGACGCTGCAGGCGCAGTGGATAAGCGTGTGTTCCCCGTTGAGGGCGGCGTGGGCAGCGGCTACGTCTCAAGCGCCATAGCGAATTCAAGTGGCATCTCAGTCTTTGACCGCGGCACCATCGTTGAATGCAGTGTGGCGGCGCTGGCAAAAGACGGTTCCTCAGTTACCCCCGTATGCTTCGAATTTGATGCTAGCCGAATCTACAGCTTAAACCCTGAGTGGGTAGGCAAGGAAGCGGCGAAGCTGGCGGTTTCCGCACTTAAACCAAAGCCTGTTGATACCCAAAGTGCCCGCGTGATTCTTACCCAGTTTGCGCTGCAGGACCTCTTGGCCTACACGCTGATGGGCGCGGTTAAAGCCGACAGTGTCCAACGCAGTCAATCGCCGTTTAAGGGCAAAATAGGCGAACAGGTTGCATCCGAAAACCTCACTGTCACCGACGACGGCTTATATCCCATGGGGCTGCGGACCTCGGTTTTCGACGGCGAAGGCGTCCCCCACCAGAAAACCCCAATCATCGAGAAGGGCATACTGCGCAGCTTCCTCTACGACAACTACACCGCCAGAAAAGACGGCAAAGAAAGCACAGGCAACGCGTCGCGGGCAGGCTACCTGTCCACGCCGGGTATAGAAACCTCAAACTTCCACATCCCACCCCAAAGCCACAGCGCCGAGCAGATGCTCTCGGAAGTCGGCGACGGCTTCATCGTCTACTACCTGCAGGGCGCACATAGCAGTAACCCGGTTAGCGGCGAATTCTCCGTGGTTGCTTCCCCCGTTTTCAAAGTCAAGGGCGGCGAAGTTACTCATCCCTGCCGCGGAGTCATGTTGGCGGGTAACGTGTTTGATTTGCTCAAGAACATATCGGTGGTCGGC